Proteins encoded by one window of Dioscorea cayenensis subsp. rotundata cultivar TDr96_F1 chromosome 6, TDr96_F1_v2_PseudoChromosome.rev07_lg8_w22 25.fasta, whole genome shotgun sequence:
- the LOC120263609 gene encoding uncharacterized mitochondrial protein AtMg00810-like codes for MYKKQQDTDMLLLCLYVDDIVYMGLSERMLKEFKEKMMGTFEMTYPGQLKYILGLEVIQLNDSLFVSQHKYAVDLLIKSGMKNCKLVASPMNSNEQLHLQDNSGSVCPTKYRSIVGGLLYLTHTRPDLMFVVSVVSHFMNSPSTHHFGALKRILRYVSGTLNLGLLYTTSENFNLVGHSDSDWGNSLDDRRSTIGWCFTLGSAIIACAVIAWSSKK; via the coding sequence ATGTACAAGAAGCAACAAGACACTGACATGTTGTTATTGTgtttatatgttgatgatattgtttacATGGGGTTATCTGAGAGGATGTTGAAAGAGTTCAAAGAAAAGATGATGGGAACATTTGAAATGACATATCCTGGTCAATTGAAATACATTCTCGGCTTGGAGGTAATTCAACTTAATGATTCATTGTTTGTATCTCAACACAAGTATGCAGTGGATTTATTAATCAAGTCTGGAATGAAGAATTGTAAACTTGTGGCTTCTCCAATGAATTCAAATGAGCAACTGCATTTACAGGACAATTCAGGAAGTGTTTGTCCTACAAAGTATAGAAGCATTGTTGGTGGACTTTTGTACTTAACTCACACTCGACCGGATCTCATGTTTGTAGTGTCTGTTGTATCTCATTTCATGAATTCTCCATCAACACATCATTTTGGAGCCTTAAAAAGGATATTGAGGTATGTAAGTGGAACACTGAATCTTGGTTTACTCTACACTACAAGTGAGAATTTCAACTTGGTTGGGCATTCAGACAGTGACTGGGGAAATTCCCTAGATGATAGAAGAAGTACTATAGGATGGTGTTTCACACTGGGTTCTGCTATCATTGCTTGTGCTGTCATTGCTTGGAGTTCAAAGAAATAA
- the LOC120263562 gene encoding peptidyl-tRNA hydrolase 2, mitochondrial-like isoform X1, whose translation MGFSESLLGASSTTILIGAACFALGYALALKSLRSPSSLRFLFSKSRVTDDQKTAKQQKPALLEIENLADFLEDFKMVLVVRNDLKMGKGKIAAQCSHATLGLYKKLNNRAPKALNRWEMCGQIKVVLKIESEEDMLILQDRAKSLKLPTHITIDAGRTQIAPNSRTVMAILGPADVVDDVTGGLKLL comes from the exons ATGGGATTTTCGGAGTCTCTACTGGGCGCCTCCTCCACCACGATCCTCATCGGCGCCGCTTGCTTTGCTCTGGGGTACGCCCTCGCCCTCAAGTCTCTCCGTTCCCCATCTTCCCTCCGCTTCCTCTTCTCCAAGTCCAGGGTGACTGATGATCAGAAGACCGCCAAGCAGCAGAAGCCCGCCCTCCTCGAAATAGAAAACCTCGCCGATTTTCTCGAAGACTTCAAGATG GTGTTGGTCGTGAGGAATGATCTGAAGATGGGAAAGGGCAAGATTGCTGCCCAATGCAG TCATGCAACCTTGGGTTTGTATAAAAAACTCAACAATCGAGCACCAAAGGCATTGAACAG ATGGGAAATGTGTGGGCAGATCAAGGTGGTTCTGAAAATCGAAAGTGAGGAAGATATGCTAATacttcaa GACAGAGCCAAGTCACTAAAGCTACCAACTCATATCACCATTGATGCTGGGAGGACACAAATTGCACCAA ATTCGAGGACTGTGATGGCTATTCTAG GTCCTGCTGATGTAGTTGATGATGTCACGGGGGGCTTGAAGCTTCTGTAA
- the LOC120263562 gene encoding peptidyl-tRNA hydrolase 2, mitochondrial-like isoform X2, translated as MGFSESLLGASSTTILIGAACFALGYALALKSLRSPSSLRFLFSKSRVTDDQKTAKQQKPALLEIENLADFLEDFKMVLVVRNDLKMGKGKIAAQCRWEMCGQIKVVLKIESEEDMLILQDRAKSLKLPTHITIDAGRTQIAPNSRTVMAILGPADVVDDVTGGLKLL; from the exons ATGGGATTTTCGGAGTCTCTACTGGGCGCCTCCTCCACCACGATCCTCATCGGCGCCGCTTGCTTTGCTCTGGGGTACGCCCTCGCCCTCAAGTCTCTCCGTTCCCCATCTTCCCTCCGCTTCCTCTTCTCCAAGTCCAGGGTGACTGATGATCAGAAGACCGCCAAGCAGCAGAAGCCCGCCCTCCTCGAAATAGAAAACCTCGCCGATTTTCTCGAAGACTTCAAGATG GTGTTGGTCGTGAGGAATGATCTGAAGATGGGAAAGGGCAAGATTGCTGCCCAATGCAG ATGGGAAATGTGTGGGCAGATCAAGGTGGTTCTGAAAATCGAAAGTGAGGAAGATATGCTAATacttcaa GACAGAGCCAAGTCACTAAAGCTACCAACTCATATCACCATTGATGCTGGGAGGACACAAATTGCACCAA ATTCGAGGACTGTGATGGCTATTCTAG GTCCTGCTGATGTAGTTGATGATGTCACGGGGGGCTTGAAGCTTCTGTAA
- the LOC120262884 gene encoding uncharacterized protein LOC120262884, protein MAESKRGSSGRGFTRRCASLVREQRARIYILRRCATMLLCWYIQGDD, encoded by the coding sequence ATGGCTGAGTCGAAGAGGGGATCATCAGGTCGGGGGTTCACAAGACGTTGCGCATCTCTTGTCAGGGAGCAGCGTGCCAGGATCTACATCCTGCGTCGCTGCGCCACAATGCTCCTCTGCTGGTATATCCAAGGCGATGACTAA